One segment of Kogia breviceps isolate mKogBre1 chromosome 14, mKogBre1 haplotype 1, whole genome shotgun sequence DNA contains the following:
- the ELFN1 gene encoding protein ELFN1 has product MAGCRRGVPCAWACVAAAALLLAGGLVRGDCWLIEGDKGFVWLAICSQNQPPYEAIPQQINSTVVDLRLNENRIRSVQYAALSRFGNLTYLNLTKNEIGYIEDGAFSGQFNLQVLQLGYNRLRNLTEGVLRGLSKLEYLYLQANLIEVVAPGAFWECPNIVNVDLSVNRIQRLHGATFAGLAKLSVCELYSNPFYCSCELLGFLRWLAAFANATQASDRVQCESPPLYSGYSLLGQGRHGQRGILGKLQSVCTDSAYAAETRPAPGRSPPPPPPAPPAEPSEAPCAEDECFSGDGTTPPVALPTLAPRAEARPLLKVKQLTQNSATITVQLPSPSNRMYTLEHFNNSRPSTVSRLTRAQEEIRLTNLFALTNYTYCVVSTSSGLRHNHTCLTICLPKPPSPPGPVPGSSTATRSIMAILGCLFGMVLVLGAVYYCLRRRRRREGKLKKAASAAAAGSLKKTVIELKYGPEMEAPGLAPLSQGPLLGPEAAAHLPYLPAAAAEAEQRRLAESGGTPKASKGGYMEVRPAGQAERGDGEPGRPGAEGRSSAAEISTIAKEVDKVNQIINNCIDALKSESTSFQGGKSGAAAAAEPQLVLLSEPLAGKHGFLSPAYKDAFGHGLRRHHSVEAAPGAPRASTSSGGSARSPRPYRAEAAGAHKAAAAEAKYLEKSSPAADAILTVTPAASVLRAEAEKSRQYGEHRHSYPGPHPAEPPLSHEGPGGRKASILEPLTRPRPRDLAYSQLSPQYRNLSYSSSPEYTCGASRSIWGRFRLSRRRHEDEGEFVAAGHALRKKVQFAKDEDLHDILDYWKGVSAQHKS; this is encoded by the coding sequence ATGGCCGGGTGCCGGCGGGGTGTGCCGTGCGCCTGGGCGTGCGTGGCGGCGGCCGCCCTGCTGCTCGCGGGCGGGCTGGTGCGTGGCGACTGCTGGCTGATCGAGGGCGACAAGGGCTTCGTGTGGCTGGCCATCTGCAGCCAGAACCAGCCGCCCTACGAGGCCATCCCGCAGCAGATCAACAGCACCGTCGTGGACCTGCGGCTGAACGAGAACCGCATCCGCAGCGTGCAGTACGCCGCGCTGAGCCGCTTCGGCAACCTCACGTACCTCAACCTCACCAAGAACGAGATCGGCTACATCGAGGACGGCGCCTTCTCGGGCCAGTTCAACCTGCAGGTGCTGCAGCTGGGCTACAACCGGCTGCGCAACCTGACGGAGGGCGTGCTGCGCGGCCTGAGCAAGCTGGAGTACCTGTACCTGCAGGCCAACCTCATCGAGGTGGTGGCGCCCGGCGCCTTCTGGGAGTGCCCCAACATCGTCAACGTCGACCTGTCCGTGAACCGCATCCAGCGGCTGCACGGCGCCACCTTCGCGGGCCTGGCCAAGCTCTCCGTGTGCGAGCTCTACAGCAACCCCTTCTACTGCTCCTGCGAGCTGCTCGGCTTCCTGCGCTGGCTGGCGGCCTTCGCCAACGCCACGCAGGCCTCCGACCGCGTGCAGTGCGAGTCGCCGCCGCTCTACTCCGGCTACTCGCTCCTGGGCCAGGGCCGCCACGGCCAGCGCGGCATCCTCGGCAAGCTGCAGTCCGTGTGCACCGACAGCGCCTACGCGGCCGAGACCCGCCCCGCGCCCGGccgctcgccgccgccgccgccccccgcgCCGCCCGCGGAGCCCAGCGAGGCCCCCTGCGCCGAGGATGAGTGCTTCTCCGGCGACGGCACCACGCCGCCGGTGGCGCTGCCCACGCTGGCCCCGCGGGCCGAGGCCCGCCCGCTCCTCAAGGTCAAGCAGCTGACGCAGAACTCGGCCACCATCACGGTCCAGCTGCCCAGCCCGTCCAACCGCATGTACACGCTGGAGCACTTCAACAACAGCAGGCCGTCCACCGTGTCCAGGCTGACTCGGGCCCAGGAGGAGATCCGCCTGACCAACCTCTTCGCGCTCACCAACTACACCTACTGCGTGGTCTCCACCAGCTCGGGCCTGCGTCACAACCACACCTGCCTCACCATCTGCCTGCCCAAGCCGCCCAGCCCGCCGGGCCCCGTGCCCGGCTCCTCCACGGCCACCCGCTCCATCATGGCCATCCTGGGCTGCCTCTTCGGCATGGTGCTGGTGCTTGGCGCCGTCTACTACTGCCTGCGGAGGCGGAGGCGCCGGGAGGGGAAGCTCAAGAAGGCGGCCTCGGCAGCGGCGGCCGGCAGCCTCAAGAAGACCGTCATCGAGCTCAAGTACGGGCCCGAGATGGAGGCGCCCGGCCTGGCCCCGCTGTCCCAGGGCCCGCTGCTGGGCCCCGAGGCCGCGGCCCACCTCCCGTACCTGCCGGCGGCCGCCGCTGAGGCGGAACAGCGCAGGCTGGCCGAGAGCGGCGGGACGCCCAAGGCCAGCAAGGGCGGCTACATGGAGGTGCGTCCGGCGGGGCAGGCGGAGCGCGGGGACGGGGAGCCGGGCCGGCCGGGCGCCGAGGGCCGGAGCTCGGCGGCCGAGATCTCCACCATCGCCAAGGAGGTGGACAAGGTCAACCAGATCATCAACAACTGCATCGACGCCCTCAAGTCCGAGTCCACCTCCTTCCAGGGCGGCAAGTCGGGGGCCGCGGCCGCGGCAGAGCCGCAGCTCGTGCTGCTGTCCGAGCCGCTGGCCGGCAAGCACGGCTTCCTGTCGCCCGCCTACAAGGACGCCTTCGGCCACGGCCTGCGGCGGCACCACAGCGTGGAggccgcccccggggccccgcgCGCCAGCACCTCGTCCGGCGGCTCCGCGCGCAGCCCGCGGCCCTACCGCGCCGAGGCCGCCGGGGCGCACAAGGCCGCTGCCGCCGAGGCCAAGTACCTCGAGAAGAGCTCGCCCGCGGCCGACGCCATCCTCACTGTGACGCCCGCGGCCTCCGTGCTGCGGGCCGAGGCCGAGAAGAGCCGCCAGTACGGCGAGCACCGGCACTCGTACCCCGGCCCCCACCCCGCCGAGCCGCCCCTGTCCCATGAGGGCCCCGGCGGCCGCAAGGCGTCCATCCTGGAGCCGCTGACCCGGCCGCGGCCCCGCGACCTAGCCTACTCGCAGCTGTCCCCGCAGTACCGCAACCTGAGCTACTCCTCCAGCCCCGAGTACACCTGCGGGGCCTCCCGGAGCATCTGGGGGCGCTTCAGACTGAGCCGCCGGCGGCACGAGGACGAGGGGGAGTTCGTGGCCGCCGGCCACGCCCTGCGCAAGAAGGTTCAGTTCGCCAAAGACGAGGATCTGCACGACATCCTGGACTACTGGAAGGGCGTGTCCGCACAGCACAAGTCCTGA